In the genome of Croceimicrobium hydrocarbonivorans, one region contains:
- a CDS encoding transporter substrate-binding domain-containing protein encodes MMRIFKAFLLFIISTSIWAQDSTLTIGLKPTPPFIVQEGSGRPAGLSYRFWELIDDQVPARVQYRWYDDMEGMLEALARGEVDLSINPVTVTEQRMDSLDFSQPYFISGTAMVRRSESSWMVFLENFFSRQFFSAIAILLGVILLFGTLVWFFERRHPEGVQFRKNWRGIFDGFWWSAVTMTTVGYGDKSPETSGGRTIAFIWMFTAILLISGLTAGVASALTVKSMESKIESIEDLRRFKTGTIDATGTAEYLGNYGLPDNYYASVEEGFEALRKEEIDIFVFDRPVLRFYLEKSDNQDLVLDSRNLKTDYYSFTYPKGSPLREALDPKIVRALKSDSWNFILRKASKGQD; translated from the coding sequence ATGATGCGCATTTTTAAAGCTTTCCTACTCTTCATTATAAGTACTTCAATTTGGGCTCAGGACTCCACCTTAACTATTGGCCTTAAACCCACACCGCCTTTTATAGTGCAAGAGGGTTCAGGTAGACCGGCAGGTTTGAGTTATCGCTTTTGGGAGCTTATTGATGATCAAGTGCCTGCGCGAGTGCAGTACCGCTGGTACGATGATATGGAGGGTATGTTGGAGGCTCTGGCCCGCGGAGAGGTGGATTTATCCATAAATCCCGTTACTGTTACCGAGCAGCGAATGGATAGCCTGGATTTTTCGCAACCCTACTTTATCTCTGGTACAGCCATGGTCCGCCGTTCGGAAAGCAGTTGGATGGTATTCCTGGAGAATTTTTTTAGTCGGCAGTTCTTTTCTGCAATCGCCATTTTACTGGGTGTGATTTTACTCTTCGGAACCTTAGTGTGGTTCTTCGAACGTCGGCATCCTGAGGGCGTACAATTCCGGAAAAACTGGCGGGGTATATTCGATGGTTTTTGGTGGAGTGCCGTTACCATGACTACCGTGGGCTATGGGGATAAATCGCCCGAAACCAGTGGTGGTAGAACCATCGCTTTTATTTGGATGTTTACGGCCATACTACTCATCTCAGGTTTAACCGCCGGGGTGGCCTCTGCCTTAACGGTGAAAAGCATGGAAAGTAAAATTGAAAGCATTGAAGATTTAAGACGCTTTAAAACCGGGACCATCGATGCAACCGGAACTGCAGAGTATCTCGGGAATTATGGTTTGCCGGATAATTATTATGCCAGTGTAGAAGAGGGCTTTGAGGCTTTGCGAAAGGAAGAGATTGACATTTTTGTTTTTGATCGCCCGGTATTGCGTTTCTATTTGGAGAAAAGTGATAATCAAGACTTGGTATTAGACAGCCGAAATTTGAAGACCGACTATTACAGTTTTACCTATCCTAAGGGGAGTCCTTTACGAGAGGCCCTAGACCCTAAAATTGTGAGAGCCTTAAAGTCGGATTCCTGGAATTTCATTTTGCGCAAAGCCAGCAAGGGACAGGATTAG
- a CDS encoding SMP-30/gluconolactonase/LRE family protein, translated as MKKQVLSLGLIALMGMQACNSGAANEEGQNSSKEEAPQEAPVDAETGVSLEPLWETDMWYPTNESVLLDESQGLLYVSCIAGNPTDKDGKGHIARLNLDGTIIDSAWAQGYNAPKGMCISNGRLYFTDIDRIVSVSLANPKDELIFPVPGSTFLNDITPGLNGVYFSDMNTGKLQYLEQGVVHTLNEDLTGINGLSFFENELYALTEQGLLRLSLGGEVLETINSELTGGDGLVPLGSNRFIASRWQGEVWYLNGGQSTKLLDSKAEELQTADIGYNAADQVLYVPRFFGNKVSAFKMH; from the coding sequence ATGAAAAAGCAAGTACTTAGTTTAGGGCTAATAGCCTTGATGGGCATGCAGGCCTGTAATTCAGGAGCGGCAAATGAGGAGGGTCAAAATTCTTCAAAAGAGGAAGCGCCGCAAGAGGCTCCGGTTGATGCAGAGACCGGTGTAAGCCTCGAGCCTCTTTGGGAAACCGATATGTGGTATCCTACCAATGAGTCGGTTTTATTGGATGAAAGTCAGGGTCTTTTGTATGTGAGCTGCATTGCGGGCAATCCGACCGATAAAGACGGCAAGGGTCATATTGCTCGTCTTAACTTGGATGGCACTATTATAGATTCAGCCTGGGCTCAGGGCTATAATGCCCCAAAGGGAATGTGTATTAGTAATGGGCGTTTGTATTTTACGGATATCGACCGCATAGTTTCGGTGTCCCTCGCAAATCCAAAGGACGAATTGATCTTTCCCGTGCCGGGATCTACTTTCTTAAATGATATCACCCCAGGATTAAATGGAGTGTATTTTTCGGATATGAATACGGGTAAATTGCAGTATCTAGAGCAAGGTGTGGTGCATACTTTGAATGAGGATTTGACCGGTATTAATGGATTGAGCTTCTTCGAAAATGAGCTTTATGCGCTAACGGAGCAAGGTCTTTTGCGTCTGTCATTGGGTGGTGAAGTATTGGAAACCATTAATTCAGAATTAACTGGCGGCGATGGTTTGGTGCCTTTGGGTTCCAATCGTTTTATTGCCAGCAGATGGCAGGGTGAGGTTTGGTATCTAAATGGGGGACAGTCGACCAAATTATTGGATAGCAAAGCTGAGGAACTGCAAACTGCGGATATTGGCTATAATGCTGCTGATCAGGTTTTATATGTACCTCGCTTTTTTGGGAATAAGGTTTCGGCTTTTAAAATGCATTAA